GATATGGATACTTTGGTTAAGATGATTGTCGAAACAGCACAGCCGGGTGACCATATTCTGATTATGAGCAACGGGGGATTTGGTGGCATTCACGAGAAGCTACTGGCAGCATTGACGAAAAAAGCAACCGCGGCTTAATTCATTATAATATGCTCAATAATAAGGGGATCGCGCCCATTGGACGATCCTCTTTTTATTTCCTGTTATCATGTGCTGTGCACATAGCTTGATTGGATTGACATACGGCAGACCTGCAAAATTAAAGCTCTTGTTCAAACAGGTTGAGAATGGCTTCGTAGAGTTGTTTTGTCGAAAAGTTTTGGGCTGGGGTAGAAAAAATGGTGTCATCGCCTGCAATGCTGCCAAGAATGCCTTCTGCTTTCCCCAATGAATCTAATAAGCGTGCAATTAATTGTGCTGCACCAGGGCTGGTTCGTATGACGACAACACAATGATTATAATCGACATCTAATACCAGATTTTTTAATGGGCTGGTGGCAGTGGGAACGCCCAATTCTGCGGGTAAGCAGTAGACCATTTCCATCTTTGCATTACGGGTTCGGACTGCACCAAATTTCGTCAGCATTCTGGAAACTTTAGATTGGTTGATATTTTCAAACCCCTCGTCCTGAAGCGCTGAAACAATTTCACCTTGAGAGCTGAATTTTTCTTCTTTCAATAATGCCTTGAAAGTTTTTACCAAATCTTCCTGTTTCGAAGGAACACGCATATTTCACCATCGTTGAATCCGTTATCAGGTTGACATTATGCGAAAGAGTGAATTTTTATTCAAGAAAGAGACGAATATAGTCTGGCGCTGAATATCATTTTATTTCTGCTTATTTTCTTTTTACCCGCTTTTTTACCCGCTTTTCTTTTTGCCAACTTAAATAGATTTTCATAATAGTGAGTGTTTGCAATCTTGTCCTGCGCGCCGTGCGGGTCAAGATTGACTCCTGTCATTTTGAAACGCTATTTAAGCAGGGTAAATGTGTTGTTAATTAAATGGTGTTGTTTAGTGTGAAGGGGAAGAGTAAGGTAATCAGCCAATTGATGAGGAAGACAACTGAAATAATTCTCAGAAAAGTGCCCATTATCTCATTAACAGATAAGCATTTTGTCTAAAATAAAGTAACTTTGGTGTTCCATCATCAGGTCATTAGGTGGATAATCTGGCTGTTAACAGATTGTTTTTAATACGTAGTGATTACAGTACTTAATTTAAGGAGTATCAGGATGAAAGTTGCAGTTCTCGGTGCAGCCGGTGGTATTGGTCAGGCACTTGCCCTTCTACTTAAGACCCAGCTTCCTTCAGGTTCAGAACTTTCCTTGTATGACATTGCTCCGGTGACCCCAGGCGTGGCAGCCGATCTGAGCCATATCCCAACGGAAGTCAAGGTCACTGGTTTTGCTGGTGAAGATGCAACCCCTGCACTGGTCGGTGCAGATGTCGTATTGATTTCTGCGGGTGTGGCGCGTAAACCTGGTATGGATCGTTCCGATTTGTTCAACATTAATGCCGGTATCGTGCGTAATCTGGTTCAGCAGGTTGCTAAAACTTGTCCAAAAGCATTAATTGGCATTATTACTAACCCAGTCAATACCACGGTAGCCATTGCTGCTGAAGTCCTGAAAAAAGAAGGGGTGTACGATAAAAACCGCCTGTTTGGTGTAACTACCTTGGATGTCATTCGTTCCAACACCTTTGTGGCTGAATTGAAAGGCAAGAAAGCAGAAGAAATAGAAGTTCCTGTTATTGGCGGGCATTCCGGTGTGACCATTCTGCCTCTGTTGTCTCAAATCCCCGGTGTTAGCTTCACTGATGAAGAAATTGAAGCATTGACCAAGCGTATCCAGAATGCAGGTACTGAAGTTGTTGAAGCAAAAGCGGGTGGCGGCTCTGCAACCCTGTCTATGGGGCAGGCAGCGGCACGTTTGGGCTTGTCTCTGATCCGTGGCTTGCAAGGTGAAAGCAATATTGTTGAGTGCAGCTATATTGAAGGTGATGGCAAATACGCTCGTTTCTTTGCGCAGCCTGTTCGTTTAGGTAAAAACGGTATCGAAGAACGTTTAGATATTGGCAAATTGAGTGACTTCGAACAAAAGGCACTCGATAACATGCTGGATGTTTTGAAAAACGATATTGAATTGGGTGAAAATTTTATTAACGGATAATTCATTTATTAATGATTTATTAATATACGAATTAAGCTAAATATATTAGATAACTAAAACCGCTAGTTAGAAATAACTAGCGGTTTTTCTTTCAATAATAATATTGATAGCTAATTATTCTTTTTCTCTCTAACTTTCCTTTCTAATAGTTCTCCTGTACGGGGATCGAAATAACGACTTGGCCATATTTCAGACGGATGCAGTTCTAAGTAATTCGCTATTATCCATTCTCCCTTGGGCCACGGGCGAGAAAGTGTATTCGCCAAAGTTGATGAGCTGAGCCCCGCCTCACGGGAAACGGCGGCTAACGTCGTTCCTCGTTTACGTAAAGCAGCAATAATATCAGCAGGATGCCAATCCGATTTCATAGAAATCATTTTTTTAATCCTTTTCTATTAAATTTGAAGCCACATTAGTGGTATAACTAAAGCGTTAATGTGAAATTAATAACGAACACGAACCTGTTATTAAGAAAATAAAATAACATTATTTTTTCTAAAAATATTTCTAATTTTTTCTTAATAACGTCTTTTTTGAACTTGGTTACAAAAATAGAGAAACATTATGAAAAAAGAGTGGTATACGGCAATGGAGTTGACCGGTGTAGGTGAGTTACCTAGATCACCACAAGGAGTTAATGCCAGGGCAAAACGTGAAGAGTGGTTGAGGCAAAAACGGGCGGGTGTTCAAGGAAGGGCCATTGAATACCATTACTCTTGTTTGCCTAAATCAACTTTAACGGCTTTGGAACTACATGAAACATCAGCGGAATATCAGGTTCAGAAACAAGATCCTCTCTCTATTTGGGTAAGTGCATTTAATTTACTCACCGAGGAAGAAAAGGAGGTAATTACCGAAGTGATATTACGTGATGGCATAAGAAGTTTTTTGGAAAAAATCACAGCTACTTGAGACAGCTTTTGAAAAGCCAAATGCTTAAAATTTGGCTTTCTCTTCACTGCTCCAGTATCAAGCGAGGAGAAAGAGATGAAAAAAGATTGGTATTCTGCAAAGGAGCTCATCGGCCTCGCAGGGCTGCCATCGTCTCCCCAAGGGGTCAATCTGATGGCAAGACGCGAGGGCTGGGAACAACGCCGTAAGCGTGGAGTACAAGGAAAAGCGCTCGAATATAATGTCAACAGTTTACCCGAAGAAGTTCTGAATCTACTGACTGTGAGTGAAAGTTCAGTCGAGTACTACCGGAATAAGCGGCAGGACCCCTTTATGATCTGGGTGGAGGCTTATTACCAGTTGAGCAAATCCGAAAGAGAGCGCATGGTTAAGTTCATTTTGAGAAAAGGGCTGGCCAGCCTTGTTCAATATGTCGGTATTCAAGATATTGATAATAAAGAGAGTGCCCCAGATTGAGTGATCTGGGACACTGATTGATTCAGTTCAGGAAAGTCGCTGTACGGCGACATGAGCCAATCCCTCAAGGGCCGCCTTGTATGGAGAATCTTCCAGTATTTGCAATGCTGAAATGGCCTTATCAGCTTCTTCTTCTGCCCGTTGGCGGGTGTAGTTAAGTGAACCACACTGTTTCATTGTTGCCAGTACAGTATCCAGCAAATGGCGGCCATTACCTTGCTCAATGGCACTGCGGATCAGAGCGGATTGTTCCGGCGTTCCGCGGGTCATGGCGTGCAAAAGGGGTAATGTGGGTTTGCCTTCATTCAGGTCATCCCCCGTATTCTTGCCGAGTGTGCTGTTATCTGAGTCATAATCCAACAGATCGTCAATTAATTGAAATGCGGTCCCCAGATAACGGCCATAATCACGCAGTGCGGCTTCTTGCTCAGGCGTGGCGTTGGCGAGAATGGCGGCTGAGTGGGCAGCGACTTCAAACAGGCGGGCGGTTTTGCTGTAAATGACCTGCATATAGTCATCTTCTGAAATATCCGGATCATTACAGTTCATCAACTGCATGACTTCGCCTTCAGCAATGACATTGGTAGCGTCAGACATCAATTTTAATACGCGCATGGAATCAAGATCGGTCATCATTTGAAATGAACGCGTATAGATAAAATCGCCGACAAGGACACTGGCAGCGTTGCCATAAATGGCGTTGGCTGTCTCTTTTCCCCGGCGCATATCAGATTCATCAACGACATCATCATGCAGCAAGGTTGCCGTATGGATAAATTCAATCAAAGCAGCAACTTTGATGTGTTTTTCGCTTGCACAATGAAGGGCTTTACCTGCCAGTACGGCAATCATTGGGCGAATGCGCTTGCCACCACCGCTGATAATGTAGTAACCAAGTTGGTTGATCAGCGCAACGTCAGAATTTAATTGGTTAAGAATGGTTTCATTAACCGCTGCCATATCATCAGCGGTAAGTTTAATTATCGATTCTAAATTCATGTTTTGGCTTTGGACTCTGATTCAGAGCTGTGCTCATTAATTAGCATATCAATAGATATCAAGATATATCGATTGTACTTGAAAAACCGTTCAAATAAATGACAATTGAAAAACTCTGTTTTTTTCTCATCTGTTCTAATTCTGCACTTGTCTTCTAGGCGGTTTTTGCGTAGAATTCGCGCCCTATTGTGAATATTTTATAGCGCGCTCTGGAAAGCATTTTTAGGGGGTGCGCGGAAAGCGGAGTTTATATGTACGCAGTTTTCCAAAGTGGTGGTAAACAACACCGAGTAAGCGAAGGCCAAACAATTCGCTTGGAAAAGCTGGACATCGCAACAGGTGAAACTGTTGAGTTTGACCAGGTACTGATGGTCGCTAATGGCGAAGACATCAAAATCGGCGCTCCAGTAGTTGAAGGCGTTAAAGTTAAAGCTGAAGTTGTTGCGCACGGTCGTGGCGAGAAAGTTAAAATCGTTAAGTTTCGTCGTCGTAAACACAGCCGTAAGCAGCAGGGCCACCGTCAGTGGTTCACTGATGTTAAAATCACTGGCATCGCTTAAGATTTTAGGAGAGCAGATTAATGGCACACAAAAAGGCTGGCGGCTCGACTCGTAACGGTCGCGATTCTGAAAGCAAACGTCTGGGTGTAAAACGTTTTGGTGGTGAGTCTGTTTTGGCAGGCAGCATCATCGTTCGTCAACGTGGTACTAAGTTCCACGCAGGCAGCAACGTAGGTTGTGGCCGTGACCACACCCTGTTCGCATTAGCTGACGGGAAAGTTAAGTTCGAAGTTAAAGGTCCAAAAAACCGTAAATTTATCAGCATCGAAGCTGAATAAGTTTTTTGACTCTTAATCGAATAGAAGCCCTGCAATGTGTGTTGCGGGGCTTTTTATATTCTGGATTACGCCATCTCTGGGTACTAGCTGCCATCCAGTTTTACAGTGGCTATCCTACGGAGAAAAGTGATGAAATTTGTAGATGAAGCCAGGATTCTGGTTGTCGCGGGAGATGGTGGCAATGGTTGCGTCAGCTTCCGCCGTGAGAAATATATTCCCAAAGGTGGGCCGGACGGCGGCGATGGTGGTGATGGTGGTGATGTCTACCTGCTGGCAGATGAAAACCTCAATACGCTGATTGATTACCGTTTTGAAAAATCCTTCCGCGCTGAACGTGGTCAAAATGGACAAAGCCGCGATTGTACCGGTAAACGTGGTCAGGACATTACCATCAAGGTTCCGGTCGGAACTCGTGTGCGTGATGTTGCCACGGGAGAAGTGCTTGGGGACATGCTGCGCCATGAACAACGTTTTATGGTGGCTAAAGGCGGTTTCCACGGCCTTGGCAATACCCGCTTTAAATCTTCGGTGAACCGCGCCCCTCGTCAAAGGACGATGGGAACGCCTGGAGAAAGCCGTGAGCTGATGTTGGAACTGATGCTACTGGCTGATGTGGGAATGTTGGGTATGCCAAATGCAGGCAAATCCACCTTTATTCGCGCGGTATCGGCAGCAAAACCCAAAGTGGCTGATTATCCTTTTACAACGCTGGTGCCAAGCCTTGGTGTTGTGCGCATGGATAACGAGCAAAGTTTTGTCGTTGCAGATATCCCAGGTTTGATTGAAGGTGCATCAGAAGGTGCGGGATTGGGTATTCGTTTCTTGAAGCATTTGGAACGTTGCCGCGTATTGCTGCATTTGATTGATCTCTGCCCAATTGATGAATCCGATCCGGTTGAAAACGCTCGTATCATCATCAAAGAGCTACACAAATACAGTGAAAAACTGGCAGAAAAACCGCGCTGGTTGGTATTTAATAAAGTCGATCTTACGGATCCGGAAGAAGCGAAACAGCGGGCAAAAGCCATTGCTGATGAGCTGGGTTGGGAAGGCGATTATTACATGATCTCAGCCGTGAACCGTCAGGGTGTGAAAGAGCTGTGCTGGGACATTATGGAATTCATGAAGACCCAGCCTCGTAGTATGGAAACGTCAGAAGAATCTCAACCTGAAAAAGTTGAATTCATGTGGGATGACTACCATAAGGAACAGTTGCAGCAAGCATCTGATGACGATTGGGATGATGACTGGGACGAAGAAGATGACGAAGGCGTAGAGTTTATCTATAAGCACTAATCTTCAATAGACATTCGAATATCACAAAAGGGCGCTAAGTACAGCGCCCCTTTTCCTTTTCGACCAAGTTCTTCTTAAGAACATGCAGCGTCTGGATGCCTGTTTAAAGGAGATGCTGGGGGTGATTCATTTGCTGGTGAAGAATACGAGCAATTAGAATATCGGTATCACGGATAGTATAGAAAATGGTGTGGCGCTGGAACTCAATTCGCATCACTCCGGGGATAACGGGATATTCCCGACCGATATAAGGCATTCCGGCCAATGTTTCCAGAAACGCTTCCAGCATCCCCGTGTAGTGGTCGGCCTGAGCCGTACCAAGCTGTAAAAGGGTATAATCATAAATTCCGGCAAAATCTTCTGCCGCCCTTTCAGTGAGCTTATACATTGTGCTTACGCTTCCGTTGTTCAGCAATATCCCGTAGGGTTAACGAACTTTCCCCACTTTCAAGGCCATCTATCACTGCCTTGCGAATAGCATCGTTTTGATTCTCCTGCTGCTCCAACAGACGTAGTGCAGAGCGCATAACTTCACTGATCGAACCGTAACGGCCACTCTCAACCATGCGCTGTACAAAACCGTCAAGCTGTTCGCTCATACTGACAGAAGTAATTTTTCTCATATCGCATACCTGTATTAATAGTTAATACAATAAGCATATCACAACCAGGCAGATCAGGTCACATCATCATTGACGATAGCTATTGTCGAGACAAAACCGAACCCGTTAGTGGTTTTGATATAACGACTTATACAAATCGTGTTCAAAACGCGATAACGGAACCCGGCGGCTACGCTGATCTTGCGGCGGAACAGAGTAGGCAGAGACAAACTGGACAAAAGCAATTTGTTGCCCACTGGCGGCAGTCATAAATCCTGCCAGGTTATAAACGCCTTGTAATGATCCTGTTTTGGCAAAAACTTTACCATCAAGCCCCGCTTCATGCAGACCGGGACGATAAGCCAACGTGCCATCATATCCCGCTTTGGGTAACATCGAGATGAAGTCCAGTTCATCATTATGCTGGGCGATAAATTGCAATATCTCCATCATGGTTGCGGGGGCGATCAAATTGTGGCGTGAAAGGCCAGAACCATCCACCATGACGGTATTACCTAAGTCAATACCGGCTTTCTGTTTCAGAATCTGGCGAACGGCATCGGAACCTGCCCGCCATGTACCCGGAACGTTGAAATAACGATGGCCGAGGGTACGAAAGAGAGTATCGGCAATCATGTTATCTGATTTTTTCAACATGATTGTGAGCATATTCATTAATGGTACAGATTGATTGACGGCGCGGATCTTTTCTGGTGGTTGGGGAATAGATTGGCGCCGTATATGGCCTTTTAGCTCGATGCCCGCAGTATTCAGTTCATTTTTTAGGATCTTGCCAACATAACTCGCCCCATTTTGGATGGCAAACGCCAAGGGGAGTGGTTCATTGCGTTGTGTCAGGCAACCTGTCAGGGTATATCGATTCAGGTCAGCCGATGTCACATCAAGTTCACAATACTTCGCTTCGGGCGATCCCTTCGCCAATGTTTTGACTTCACTCAATACGTCGACAGGATAAAAAGAGGGCACACGAACAACAGCCAGTTCTCCAGGTTGTTCTGAGCTGTAAAGTGACACAGAAAAGCAGTTCTTATCCACGATGGCGGCTGATGGAGGGGCACTGAAACACTGGGTCATATCGTTCCATACCCAGCCAGGGGCTTTATCATGGCTGGCGAAAATCGAAACATCGATCACAAGGTCGCCGGCAATCTGTTTGATACCCGATTGTTTTAAGGTCTCGACCATATTGCGCAGTTGTGAACGTGTCAGCATGGGATCGCCGACAAAGCGAGCCGTTAGATTACCTTCTAATACGCCATCTACAATATTGGCATCACTTTCCAAGGTTGTTATAAAACGGTAATCCTTACCAAGCTGCAATAGCGCTGCCAATGCTGCCACGATTTTCTGCGTACTTGCCGGTAACGCCATTTGTTGCCCGTGATAATCAACTAAGGGATTTTTTGAGCCAACAACTTGGGCAATAAACGAAAAATCAGTTCCCGCAGGCAAATATTGGGCACTTTTCTCAATCGAAGAGACATTGGAAGAGGCATTCGCACTGAAAATACTCAGAATCAAACTGAGCATACAAGCTATTCTGCTGGTAATTTTTAAAAGAGCCATAGATCTCGCATATGAAAGTGGGTATATCCCAAGAATATTTGTATTAATCATACTAAGGTGTCATTGAAAGGCAAAGTAAACGATGATCCATCAGCAACTCTACGTTAGAATGATAGATTGGCAGGTAAATAGGCATGTGGACTTCAGATTGTGCTGAGTGACACTTCTTTTATTAATTATCTGTAAGCCCGCCTGATAGGGTGTGCTCATTGTGCTGTTATTACAAAAATCAGGAATGATGTTGTTTGGGCTTAGGATTGATTTAGAGGTTTAATAAATGAAACAAATTCCGATGACGGTACGTGGCGCGGATAAATTGCGCGAAGAATTAGAATATTTGAAAAATGTACGTCGCCCGCAAATTATTGCTTCAATCGCTGAGGCGCGTGAGCACGGTGATTTGAAAGAAAACGCGGAATATCATGCCGCCCGTGAGCAGCAGGGCTTCTGTGAAGGCCGTATTCAGGAAATTGAGGCTAAACTTTCCAATGCACAGGTGATTGATGTTACGAAAGTGACCAACAATGGCCGGGTGATTTTTGGGGCAACGGTAACAGTACTGAACGTGGATTCTGACGAAGAGCAGACCTACCGTATCGTCGGTGATGATGAAGCCAATATTAAAGAAAATCTTCTTTCAGTGAATTCACCGATTGCCCGTGGCCTGATTGGCAAAGAAGTGGATGATGTGGTTGTGATTACGACGCCTGGCGGTCAAGTGGAATACGAAGTTTTGAACGTGGATTATCTCTAAAACACCATGATCAAAAGAAAAAGGCCAGTTGTTGGCCTTTTTTATCATAACAAATACATCAATATGGCACTTTTGTATAAATATGCCGTGATTATTTAGGTAGACTAATTTTGCGTTCTGCTGATGGACGGTAGAGAACTAACATTTTTCCAATGATTTGCACATTATGTGCACCTGTTTCACGAACAATCGCTTCAGCGATCAAAGTTTTTATTTCGCGGTCTTCGCCCGCAACTTTGACTTTGATAAGCTCGTGATGTGAAAGAGTCTGTTCGATTTCAGCCAATACGCCTTCGGTCAGCCCATTGTTGCCGATCATCACGACAGGCTTTAATGAATGAGCGAGGCTTTTCAGGTATTGGACTTGTTTCTTGTTAAGAGTCATCGTTTTTTTGCTTAGTTGGGATTGAAAACGATATATTCTACCGCCATCTCATATCTATCACCATAAAAGTGTGGTGTGGTTTGATAAGAGAGCGCAAAAAATAAGGCGTTCTATTAGTAGAGTTGGAAAGAACAATGGCCAATAAAAAACGTTCAGCAAGCTCAAGTCGCTGGTTACAGGAACATTTTAGTGATAAATATGTTCTTCAGGCGCAGAAAAAAGGGCTTCGCTCTCGCGCTTGGTTTAAACTTGATGAGATACAGCAAAGCGACAAAATCTTTAAACCGGGCATGACCGTTGTTGATTTAGGCGCTGCTCCGGGTGGGTGGTCTCAATACGTAGTGAGTCAGATTGGCAATAATGGGCGAGTTATCGCTTGTGATCTTTTGCCAATGGACCCGATAGTTGGCGTCGATTTCCTGCAAGGCGACTTTCGCGATGAACTTGTATTGAAAACATTACTTGAGAGAGTTGGTGATAATAAAGTCCAGGTCGTCATGTCGGATATGGCTCCTAATATGAGTGGAACCCCCGCGGTCGATATTCCCCGATCCATGTATCTGGTTGAGTTAGCGTTGGATATGTGTCGTGATGTGCTGGCCCCTGGGGGCAGTTTTATTGTCAAAGTGTTTCAGGGAGAGGGCTTTGATGAATACCTGAGGGAAATACGCTCCCTTTTTGCGAAGGTAAAAATTCGTAAACCAGAAGCTTCGCGGGCACGATCACGTGAAGTATACATTGTAGCGACAGGGCGGAAAGTGTAGTACCCTGACTACTATTTGTTAACACAGTTGTAATATGAGGTTAATCCCTTGAGTGACATGGCGAAAAACCTGATTCTCTGGTTAGTCATCGCAGTTGTCTTGATGTTATTGTTCCAGAGTTTTGGTCCCAGCGACTCTAGCGGTCGTCGGGTAGATTACTCTAGTTTCATCACTGAGATATCGCAGAATCAAATAAGCGAAGTACGTATTTCGGGTCGTGACATTGATTTCACTAAGAAAGACAACGGTGGAAAATACAGCACTTATATGCCGGTTCAGGATGAAAAGCTGCTGGATACCCTACTCAATAAGCAGATAAAAGTCGTTGGTGAACCGCCAGAACAACAAGGTCTGTTGGCAACCCTCTTTATTTCATGGTTCCCAATGCTACTGCTCATTGGCGTCTGGATTTTCTTTATGCGCCAAATGCAAGGTGGTGGCGGTAAAGGGGCGATGTCTTTTGGTAAAAGCAAAGCCCGGATGTTGACGGAAGATCAGATCAAAACCACGTTTGCCGATGTTGCTGGTTGTGACGAAGCAAAAGAAGAAGTGGGCGAATTGGTGGAGTATCTGCGTGAACCTGGCCGTTTCCAAAAATTGGGTGGCAAGATCCCGAAAGGCATCCTGATGGTGGGGCCGCCAGGTACGGGTAAGACATTGCTGGCGAAAGCGATTGCGGGTGAAGCGAAAGTCCCTTTCTTTACCATTTCGGGTTCTGATTTCGTTGAAATGTTTGTGGGTGTCGGTGCTTCCCGTGTTCGTGATATGTTTGAACAGGCGAAAAAAGCGGCACCGTGCATCATCTTTATTGACGAAATTGATGCAGTCGGTCGTCAGCGTGGCGCAGGTCTGGGTGGTGGACACGATGAACGTGAACAGACACTGAACCAGATGCTGGTTGAAATGGATGGCTTTGAAGGTAACGAAGGTATTATTGTTATCGCAGCGACTAACCGTCCTGATGTTCTGGACCCAGCCTTGTTACGCCCCGGCCGTTTTGACCGTCAGGTCGTGGTTGGCCTGCCGGATGT
This genomic interval from Xenorhabdus doucetiae contains the following:
- the ftsH gene encoding ATP-dependent zinc metalloprotease FtsH — encoded protein: MSDMAKNLILWLVIAVVLMLLFQSFGPSDSSGRRVDYSSFITEISQNQISEVRISGRDIDFTKKDNGGKYSTYMPVQDEKLLDTLLNKQIKVVGEPPEQQGLLATLFISWFPMLLLIGVWIFFMRQMQGGGGKGAMSFGKSKARMLTEDQIKTTFADVAGCDEAKEEVGELVEYLREPGRFQKLGGKIPKGILMVGPPGTGKTLLAKAIAGEAKVPFFTISGSDFVEMFVGVGASRVRDMFEQAKKAAPCIIFIDEIDAVGRQRGAGLGGGHDEREQTLNQMLVEMDGFEGNEGIIVIAATNRPDVLDPALLRPGRFDRQVVVGLPDVRGREQILKVHMRRIPLDTDIDASIIARGTPGFSGADLANLVNEAALFAARGSKRVVSMVEFEKAKDKIMMGAERRSMVMTEEQKEATAYHEAGHAIIGRLVPEHDPVHKVTIIPRGRALGVTFFLPEGDQISASRQKLESQVSTLYGGRLAEEIIYGVDNVSTGASNDIKVATSIARNMVTQWGFSEKLGPLLYAEEEGEVFLGRSVAKAKHMSEDTARLIDQEVKAIIDRNYLRARQILMDNLDILHSMKDALMKYETIDAPQIDDLMNRTTVRPPAGWDGDNNGGNNNNRHNTSSPQQTSKPADGNPTT